A stretch of DNA from Triticum dicoccoides isolate Atlit2015 ecotype Zavitan chromosome 2A, WEW_v2.0, whole genome shotgun sequence:
agatggtggaccaatattcggggctagagcttgacattcctgaaggtgacgatgagcacacactggaagaggccaaccatcgtatcatcctatggagaaaggattgcatcatctttcgaaggccaccgacaccgcgtcatccgactcctcgtcaaagtccgccaccgagtcagcagactcccgctcctccaagtccaccaacgcgtcaagccactcctcctccaagtccggcacagcttcaggccactcctcctcctccaagtccggcaaagcgttaggccactcctcctccaagtccggcacagctttaggccactcctcctccttcaactcagccacatcagccgtcttcgccgccttagcaatcacggaagagagccacctcagctatggtgcgtagcggtacaagtcgaggtagtactggaggtacaggcggaggcaagcgatttcaatatggtccaagcctcgcgcctcttccgcagaggccttatgacaaatccgaggaggaaaacgtagccatatcgaaggccgaggtggaagcccattttgcaccgaaaccgccatcgccgccaagggagaaagtgtctgtggaaaagattgaccactccaGTCGTATGaccagagcaccagctcccaagcctattgacacagactatgagcgccacatcaagaagttaaatcgagcacgtctacagaaagaggcgagctcgagctcgagcaaatcagccggcaaaaggagcggtaaaaccgttccctagctgggagaacaggcggcgcaatcaatccccccgcttgttgtgccaacaacacatgagagtaggcgcgcccaatattattgtgggcaaaccgttaacgttcccggggtgggcgatgtggtaataaacgaggagcatattgcgcaggctaaagcgatcgggatcactgttggacaactcctcgatatcgagcccatgtctccgactagagaggaggaaataaaatggaaatatgtacagggccaacctttggtcgagccagacgaggtcaagaacctcccatcgagaatgtatgaattgcatcgatggtacatggacattaccaagatttccaatcgagagtccctcatggtgaatgtcaaggaggagcattactaccatgagaaagctctggccgttgagtattcagaactgtttcagctatacaatcaagacgcactcgacaaatctatcatctgtaagtgatttcttcctGTAATTTAActttcaagctagctgtagtgatcattttgatcaaccgttacctgtaattatcctcactatattcttttctgtggtattatgcagaatgaagatttataaaatgaaaaaaggtggacgatatggcattgggttcgttgacccaaataccattaatgaatacacatggaaattagatccatattacgaaaaaaagtgtaaaggaaagcatgctagagttcttcaagcgcctcaaatacaatgaagatatactacttccttacaacttcgagtgagtcacactgtcttatactacaaattctgtttttgcctactagctagctacatgtttttgcttacatatgcccgcttaattaagacatgcaaacgtgtgtgcatgcagatttcactggatcttgttaatcattaaagttgataaaggaacagttgaagtactagactcactacttaagaaagcaagtgactacaccatcgtgaaggggatagtcaacaggtaatttcaatcattattaactatatctcagcctatttaattagttcgtcatttcctgataacaactatttaataacccatttattcattttctttgtcggcaggcagggcttgggcaaagttcatcagggccactccaggcccatggaaccaaaatctgaaatggtatcgaccccaggtaagtaattaagtagtactagctagctgccatctctttaattatcatgcttgattaattattatctgatcaaattccattctcgtaaaggccctgaagcaggcgccggagaataatctgtgtgcatactatgtttgcgagaacattcgcatgatggcgtccgaaaggagcaaatctcaaagacagaagtgggtacgtttgtcataacactattcacaatttttacaccattatcgatatctagtcacacaactaatacacatgcatattgatctccttcttaacagttcaaagaggtgcgggagcagctcctaccaacggagcgcatacaagcaattcaaaggaaatagcgggatttttgctcgaccagatcATAGATcctaaaggagaatactattacccgctaccgcccccatgaaccactttcaattgttatcgtgcttcgaaggcaccaattaggctaatggcactggctccgaaggcaccaattaggagaaattgtatatatacatgtgtgtatatatgtgtgaattaattaatcgtggttgtgagacattcgaatatatatatatatatattatgatcggttctactagaaattctatttatatatatgcataatgtgtacaatatgtagtatcgtaaaataccagcaaacgaaaaagaattaaatgaaaaacacaaaattaaataaaaaagaaatcataaacccaaaccccccaaccttttaataccgcttggtgacaccaaccggtactaaagggctccctgcccccgaagctggctcgtgccacgtggttgccctttacgccgggggggggggggctttagtgcctacactttagcgccggttacGAAACCGACACTAAAGGACCTTACGaactggtgctattgcccggttctgcactagtgagttTTCCAAAGTTAATTGGCCAGTTCCTTTTAAAATGTTTTTAAGCGAAAACAACCGGGCTTTATTAATCAATCAAAGTGTTTATATTGATCAATAAAGGATCGTGGGGGTTGCCCAGCCAAACGTGTCTCCCTGGAGTGCGATAGACACCAAATCTAGCTAACCTATGAGCATCGGCATTCAAACCTCTAGATTCATGAAATAAGTTACAAGAAATAAGAGTCTTTTCCTCATCTCTAATCTCTTTAATAATTTCTTCACAGCTTCCTCCCCACCCTTCTAAATGTAATCAACAACCAGTTTGCAGTCTGAAGCCACCAAAGGGTGACGGATTCCCAGATCGTCCACCAATGTCAGTGCTTCTCGGCACGCTATTTCTTCAACTGTCCCCAAGTCTAGAAGGCCCCGAATAACCAACATTGGTGATCCAAGATAGGTGCCATCACGGTCGCGACATACTGCAGTAGCTACACCAACATCATGATCGTGGGAgatccctgcatcgacattgaattTAGTGCACCCTTCAGGAGGTGATCCCCATCTTGGCACAACTACACTCATCGGACAAGCTGGTCTTGCTTGTGGCACTGTTAGGACGCGAATCTGTTCCAGCTCGGCAATGTGTCCAGTCACGAACAAATGAGTTGTTTTTTTGAGCCAAACGAACAAATGAGTTGACAATCGACTCTGTTTTTTTTAGGGTTCAATGGACTCTGGTTAGAGTGGATATAATTGATATATTGTTTACTGGGAGTCCCGACCGTGGCCCACCGAGAATTCTGAGGATtttttttatcatgtcatcatatttGACAGATTTCGAGGCCCAAAATAGCAACCCATCGGCCTCAGCCCAGTGAGGCAGCAGCCCGCTCCCATTACTTCCTCTCCTTCgcctaaagaaaaaaaaatcactTCCTCTCCTAACCGCAGAGAGGGACGCGGACGCCACCTAGCCCACTCCCATCACGCCGCCGGCCGGCTGGCCGCACGGTCCTCTCCACTCGCCGGCTCGCCTCCAACCTGCAGGGCGTCCGCATTCCGCACCATCACTGGCTCCTCCGCGGCGCCAGACCGGCACTGCCGACCTGCCGTAGCAAGTTAAGCAAGGTACATTTGACCTTCCTGCAGATCTGGTATGATGAAGATGAATCATTGATGCATACACTGCTCCTGCTTATACTGCCATTGATGCCAATTCATGTTCATGTCAGCCATACAATTGATGTCAATTCATGTTCATGTCATATCTCCTTTGATGCAAATCATGCAATTCTGCTTCCTGCTTATATACAACTGAATAATTGATGCAATTGCTTCGAAATGTACACATTTGGAACATATTTCCTGAACTGAAATGTTGTGAGACTTGGTTGAGCTATTTATGTCAAGGATGGTGGTATTTACAGCTTAAACTTTCCACAATTTTTCGCTCAAGGCTGCATATGTGTTTCCCTTTCCTAATCTGTATGCTTTTACATATAAGATTTCATTGTGTGATTGCCAACATGGTTGCTTCATGATTGAAATCGTTTCATGTCTTCGTGTGTATCAAGGATTTTTTGAAATGTGTATACCTGTGATTTTGATTATTTAGCTTTGCCCTTGCCCTTTGTGGATTCATGCAGCCGTCCTGCTTGATGAAATGCCAGCACCAACATCCATTCCCTGTGGTTCAAAAAGTGCGGGAGGCAACGGGAATGGTGTCGACAGGCTCAGCAGCCTGTCAGACGATCTGCTCCACCATGTGATGTCCTTCTTGCCGATGCCGGAGGTCGTGCGCACAAGTCTTCTCTCACCAAGATGGCGCTTTCTTTGGTGCTCTACACCATTCATCCGCATCGACGGCGAAGACTTTGTGGATCAATGCAAGCTGGAGAAGTTCGGGGACCGCTTGCTGCTCTTGCGTGACGGTGCTATTTCCTTGGATGAAGCCCGAATCCATGCCTACCGTGCTGATAGTACCACGTGTTCCGCATGGATTCGTCATGCCATTATGCACAAAGTTCGTCTCCTTCATATTTCTGGATTTCTCCGTTTGGATAGCACAGCAGTGTTTCCTTCTCGGCACCTCAAAATAATCAGGCTGCAATCTGTCACGTTGAAACATGGGTTATTTAGGCCGTTGAACTACGACTGCCCTGTTCTTGAACATTTAGAGCTGGAGTTGTGCAGTGTCTGTGACCATGAGGAGATCTCATCAAGGTCACTCAAGGTTCTGGATATCAGTCACTGCCTCATTATCTCCAGTCTCCTGATTTGTGCTAGGAACCTTACCCATCTCTCTATCCTTCACCCATATGCTGGTGCTATAGTAACTAGGGATCTGTCTTCTCTGGTGACAGCTTTGATTAATCTAAGGTCTAAATCTTTTCATCATATGGGCACAGTAATGGATCATCATCTACTTGATGGCCTTCCGCATGCCACAACGTTGGAGCTGCATGCGCCATTACATGAGGTAAGaatgtctttttttcttttcttacccATACAAGTGTAGGTGAATGTATTTATCTGCTTTGCTGCACTTGAACTTGTTGTACGAACATGGTGTTTGCTTTCTTTATTTATAAAACGGGGTGAAAGCCTATTTCGAGAGAGAATGTATTTGCTTGCCTAGTTAGTCTGCTTCTGGGTTCAAAGTTAAGGGACGGTCTTCTTTTTTTAAACTGACAGTTTCCCCTTGTATATGTTAGTATTATATTTTCTTTGCAACACTGTAACATGTTCCTTTGGTGtctgatggatgaatttgaagcgcGCATTTGAGGGAGGTATGCTAACATGCCCAACGTTTAGCAACCTGACAAGCCTGGTGCTGGTTGATTGGGTCATGACTGCTGACTTCTACCCATTGCACCGCATTCTCCAGCTCTCAGACAAGCTGAAGGAGCTAACTTTGAAGCTCGAAATGGTACTTACTGAGAAGTATATATGTCCAAGTACCAATTGGTCTGCTAGAACTCTTACTAACACTACCACCTTCGTGTTGATATTCTGCAGGAGGAATGCAGCACATGCAAAGCCTTGCCGCCAACAAGGAGAGCGCCGCCGTCGGCCTCAGGCAGCTACCCTTGCATCGAGAGGATCAAAATCTACTGCCGAGAAGAACATCCGAGGGTCGATGAGTTGGTGCAGGCGTTGCTGCCCATTGCCGGCAATGCGAAGATCAGCATCGAGTGGCCCTGATCCATGCTAAAGCAAGACCTCGTTCAAATATCTCTGCAAACACCACGAATAATAATTTATAACATGGTTTCTCTTCAAATATCTCTCCCCAAAAGCACATATATCAAGCATTGATATCAGGATGGGACGGCGCTGGAACTTGTGCTCTGTATCCACCAGGAAACTTCTTTGTTTGCGCAAGACTGACTTCTGAGTTATGTGTTGTGCGAAGTATTATTTCTCTGTAGATTAATCTGccttgtttttttttgcaaaataatctGATTAGTTAGTTACTGGTGCTAGCTGACTTGTACTATTCTGGTAGCATGATGCTACTGACTTATTTTGCCTCTCTTTTTATGAAGTATAAGTAGAGAGTCAGTCAGTCAGTACTCTGGTTTTACTTGAGCAAACGAGTGAATCTACTTCAGGATTACTccatccgtaaagaaatataagttaCCTATATATACATCTGTGATCAGTGATGTGATACCTTCAGTGTAGACACAAGTGGAGTACTGCATAATGAAAacaaataagtactccctccgtaaagaaatttaAGAGTGTTTagagatctaaatgctcttatatttctttacagagggagtactaccttAACAGTAACAGGCATCTAGATGGTTGTTTCTCACAGAGAAGTATCTTCACAGATTTGCTTACACATGCAATACCTCATTTGCTGACACATGGTGTGCCAATCAATCGCTTCTTTTTTGCCTTGTTTCCATTTTGCGCTTATCACATGGTGTGCCAATGCATGCATCCATCTTTTTAGAAGCCACAAATTTATGGGCACAAAATACTCATGAGAAATAAAATGCAAACATCATTAAAGGTTAAGAAAAAACAGGCAACTGGATAGCTCACTGCAAGGAAACAGAGCTCTACTTCAACTACTTCAATCAGTTTTGCGCTTATATTTTTCAAGAGATAAACTAAAGGAAAAACAAAATGCAGGCTGCATGCCAGTGAAACTTAGGAGCTAGAATGGCAGTGCTGATTGGGCAAGGCAAACACCAACACCTGGAAGAAAAACTATTTGAAACTCGGTTGAAAAATTAGAAGCACAAATGAATAATTATACTTTTTAAAATAAATAATAATGGCATGATTTATGTTCAAAGATGTCGACTCAACAAAAAACCAGCGAAATCCAGCAGGCGCGTGAGTTTATCATCTCATGAGTAAATTTAACTGAAACCAAAACAGAAAAGAACTGAACTGAAACTTGACTGAACAAATAATACATTGATAGCATAGTTAAAAGTTCAGAATGCATCACACCAGCAAGCATTGATAGCATGGGAATGGAACTGAAACTGGTGAAATGGTGGTCATCAGTTGGCATCACAAATAACCATGCAAGGCTGCTATATGCATGCAGGTTAATTAACAATACGATTACACTGACAATTAATTTTCTTCATTTTACCAGCAGCTCGAGCTCGCCCTAACTACCAAAGTCTACTACTACAGTACTAGTTAAGTACATGGCTAAACCAAATGATGCTAATTAGCACATGGGTTTTTCTTTCTGCCAGAAGCAATGCAAGAGATCCACTGAGCACAAAAGAACATCATCTGGGGCCGATTGAGGGCTCCATGGACCACAAGTGTGCCCTGAAGGAAGCAGATGGTGCTAGACGATGGAACGCCTTTTCTGGCTGCCTCCTGACTCTGCCAGATGGACCTTGGAGCAAGGCTGGGAAGGTTTAGTCGCGGTGGCGCCATCTTCCTTCTTGGGGATGGAATGGGGCTCAAAGCCTGGCGGGCCAGCCCAAGGTACCACTGGCGGAGGAGGAGAGACTGCCGCATGCGCATGGAGGGGCTCGAAGCCAGGCGGACCGGCCCAGCCTGCTGAAGGCTGCTGCTGAGAGCTGTCGGCGACATGGCTTGACACAGGAGACCAATCCCTTTCAGCAGCAAATGATGAACTGGCTGACACAGATTCAGGCAGCTGAGACGTTTGAGAAGCAGCAGCATCAGTTCCCTGCCCCCGATAATCCTCTGCGTAAGCTGATTCAGCAGAATAGCACGGCGGCCAATACGACGATGTTGGCACTCCAACCGCCATGGTAGAGGGATCAGGGACTTTGAACTGGGAGTAGAGACGCGCCATGTAGCTGCTCATATCATTTGGATGGACATTGGCTATTCTGACCGCCAAGATGTGCCCCTCCAGCGGGTAACCGTTCATGTAACTCAGAGCCgcagcagcagcataagtatcagCGAATTTGACGAATCCGAATCCCTTGCTCACTCCGGTGTGCCGGTCAACGACTACCTTTGCTTGAGTGATTTGGCCGCATGGCAGAAAGATCTCGGTCAGCCTTTCGGTGGTGATATAGAGCGGGAGATGGCCTACATATAGGTTGGTCAAGTCAACCTCTTTCTGCTCATTGCCAGGAGGCACCTGTGGTGCTGTTAGACAATCCACCCGAGGCATTAGATTAGGAAGGCCTGCTACTCTCACAGCCAGGGTACTTGCTCCGATTTGGTAACCATCCATTTCATCAATTGCAGCAGCAGCAGACAAAGGATCACTGTACCTCACCATGCCATACCCATGAAACATCCTGGATTGCACAATTCGTCCAAATGGCCGGAAAAGCTCGACCAACTGATCGCCAGTTACCGTTGGTGGGAAGCCGCCAACATACAAGTTGGCCATGTCAATTTCTCTTGTGGGCGTGCCGCCAGCTGACTGTGATGATAAAGGAGCATGCGCTGCTGCAGCGGTTGGACAAGAGTCTGATCGCCTGACTACTAGACTCTTTCCACCAATCAGGTACCCATCCATGTGTTCAACAGCCGTGGTCACTGATGCTGCATCTGCATAATACACTAGGCTATACTCCAGATTGATCACAACCTTGCTGATCTTACCAAAGGGCACGAAAAGCTCAACCAGCTTATCAGCGTTCATCGACCGCGGAAGGTTAGTGACGTACAGTCTAGATTTCTTCATTTCTGGCGAGGGAATTGGTGAGCCTTGTACAACTGAGCTGGATGCAAGTGGTGAAAGCCCTGCGACTCTGACAATTAGAGTTTCCCCTTCAACCAGTGATCCATTCATTAGTGCAATAGCCTCGGCAGCACATTGAGAATTGGCAAATTTGACAAAGCCATAGCCTTGGTCCGCAGCCACTCTCGCATGGGTAATCTTACCAAATGGCGAGAAAAGTGCAACCAGCTTATCTGTGTCAATGGATGCAGGAATGTTG
This window harbors:
- the LOC119357171 gene encoding F-box/FBD/LRR-repeat protein At5g22660-like, with the translated sequence MPAPTSIPCGSKSAGGNGNGVDRLSSLSDDLLHHVMSFLPMPEVVRTSLLSPRWRFLWCSTPFIRIDGEDFVDQCKLEKFGDRLLLLRDGAISLDEARIHAYRADSTTCSAWIRHAIMHKVRLLHISGFLRLDSTAVFPSRHLKIIRLQSVTLKHGLFRPLNYDCPVLEHLELELCSVCDHEEISSRSLKVLDISHCLIISSLLICARNLTHLSILHPYAGAIVTRDLSSLVTALINLRSKSFHHMGTVMDHHLLDGLPHATTLELHAPLHERAFEGGMLTCPTFSNLTSLVLVDWVMTADFYPLHRILQLSDKLKELTLKLEMEECSTCKALPPTRRAPPSASGSYPCIERIKIYCREEHPRVDELVQALLPIAGNAKISIEWP
- the LOC119357169 gene encoding multiple RNA-binding domain-containing protein 1-like — encoded protein: MGRKSDLADQLQEDGMSAVAAEYEEGSEEEEEPFEREFYDDDDDDDSNGGEPETQAVDPCEDPLAEEEEANEEKPCDGAAPLEDEESSYDEPFVDELCYGEEDSGEQDSYYAEPFTDQLCEVEPCDVEVAHEEKFVKKKYSPVQAIKKEQNEEEVLKRTLRKGSSHEHKAVPVTDEIELKPFKKRLSVRFATDVSCYTYSTESFGAARLEKRKAQFDDQDSHLCKRQEHTVSLPQDSVTLKEVDDTNLYVGNLPTSVTSHKLIELFLPFGRIVQSKVADDRFTGVSQGYGFVKYAEPRSATTAIERMNGRLVDGKTLEVRVAAVPPSVSYPSMQAVSETCSLPSKEVDPCRLYVCNLPLSMDTLKLLEHFLPFGKVTDIKVPRDQATGLSKGYGFVKYSDSHHAAQAITHLNGFLVEGKKIDVRVAEVSSTRTIKEIDMANLYVCNIPASIDTDKLVALFSPFGKITHARVAADQGYGFVKFANSQCAAEAIALMNGSLVEGETLIVRVAGLSPLASSSVVQGSPIPSPEMKKSRLYVTNLPRSMNADKLVELFVPFGKISKVVINLEYSLVYYADAASVTTAVEHMDGYLIGGKSLVVRRSDSCPTAAAAHAPLSSQSAGGTPTREIDMANLYVGGFPPTVTGDQLVELFRPFGRIVQSRMFHGYGMVRYSDPLSAAAAIDEMDGYQIGASTLAVRVAGLPNLMPRVDCLTAPQVPPGNEQKEVDLTNLYVGHLPLYITTERLTEIFLPCGQITQAKVVVDRHTGVSKGFGFVKFADTYAAAAALSYMNGYPLEGHILAVRIANVHPNDMSSYMARLYSQFKVPDPSTMAVGVPTSSYWPPCYSAESAYAEDYRGQGTDAAASQTSQLPESVSASSSFAAERDWSPVSSHVADSSQQQPSAGWAGPPGFEPLHAHAAVSPPPPVVPWAGPPGFEPHSIPKKEDGATATKPSQPCSKVHLAESGGSQKRRSIV